The Bacteroidales bacterium sequence TTTGACTACAGGGTTGATTTCGAAGAGTGAAGCATCGCTTCCGATGTAAGCCTTGTATAGTGAATTCACGAATTTTACCATGTTTTTAAAAGCTTCGCCCTCAAGACCGAGGTTGAATGCAACCCTCCTTGCCTGAAATCCCTGCAATCCAAAGCGGGGATCAATTTCTTCGGTAAAGATCTGATCAGGCGTCTCTTCGGCGACAGATTCGATGTCCACCCCGCCGCGAGGTGAATACATAATCATGTTGCGGCCTATCTTCCGGTTGAGCAAAACACTCATGTAAAACTCCCTGATTTCGGAGCTTCCGGGATAGAAAATATCCTGCTGAATGAGTACTTTCCTTACTCTTTTACCAGAAGGAGGCGTTTGTGGAGTCACCAAATCCATTCCAATGATCTGATCGGTTAGTTTTTCAACGTCCGACAAGCTTTTAGCCAACTTAACACCGCCACCTTTGCCTCGGCCTCCGGCATGGATCTGAGCTTTGACTACCCAGAACTTTGTTCCTGTAAGTTCCTGCAAAGTTTTTGCAGCTTCGACAGCTTGTCCCGGAGTCTCAGCAACAATGCCTTCAGGCACAGCAACTCCGTATTGCTTCAGAATGGATTTCCCCTGGTATTCGTGTAAATTCATGATTATGTATTTATTAAACGGTCAATTTGCTTCAGCGTGTTTTCTGGCAAATACTATTTACTTCATGCTGCAAAATTATCATTTTTACCCATCAGATAAATTACCGCTTAATACACTAAACCACCTTTTAATGCGCTATTGTGAGCGAAAATCGGTTCTAAATCATTGAACAATCAGATTGTAGTTGTAGCAGGAGAAAAATGAGGAAAAGGTTTTTTTTAACAATTTTTACAGGTTTGATGCTGCTGGTGACCGTTAGCAAAGCCCAGCCATCGGTAAAAACTGCTACTGCCATCCGTGCTGAAACTCCTCCCCGTATTGACGGTTCACTTGAAGACTTCTGCTGGAGCCAGGCTTCAGCCATCAACAGTTTTGTACAATACGACCCAAACCACAGCAAACCTGAATCGCAGACTACCATGGTTTACTTCGCTTATGACGATGAGGCCATTTACGTTGGTGCGTTTCTCTTTGACAATTATCCCGACAGTATCCTGACACAAATAGGAACCCGTGACGACAACTCGCTCAATGCCGACTGGTTTGCTGTGCATTTTGATACGTATCTAAACAGGCTTGATGCCAACACCTTCAAAGTCACCGCCTCCGGTGTGCAGTCTGATTACATGCGCAGCGACTGGACTTACGATGCCGTTTGGCAAAGTGCGGTTAACATTTCAGCAGTTGGGTGGGTCGTTGAAATGAAAATTCCATATTCAGCCCTTCGGTTTCCGAAGCAGGAAGAGCAGGTTTGGGGTTTGCAGGTTCAGCGTTACATCCGGCGTAAACGCGAACTCAGCGAGTGGGCCATCACACCCAAAGGGGCTCCAAATCAGCAGCTAACCTGGGGTGCATTGTACGGTTTGAACAATATTCAGCCGCCGCTAAGGCTTGCATTAAAACCTTATCTTTCAACAACAATCCAACACGACCAGGCCATTGCCGATCCGAACGCACGCTTATCCTATTCTTATGGTGGAGGCGCCGACATAAAATATGGCATCAACCAGAGCTACACCCTCGACATGATGCTCTGGCCAGACTTTAGCCAGGTGAAATCCGACGACAAGGTGAAAAACCTGAGCGCATTCGAGACTGTTTATGCCGAACAGCGTCCTTTCTTCCTGGAGTCAGTGGATTTGTTTAAAAAAGGAGGACTGTTTTATTCCCGGCGGATTGGCGGCCAGCCGGCTGAATTCAATCATGTGAGCAGCGCGATAGATAGCAGCGAGAGCTTAACCGATAACCCTGTTCAGGCTAAAATGCTGAATGCAATCAAAGTTTCGGGCAGAAACAACAAAGGACTTGCTGTCGGATTTCTCAATGCTATAACCGGAAATACTTATGCCACCATTGAGGAAAATGAAGGAAAAACCCGGAAAGTACTGACCGACCCGCTGAGTAACTTTAATATCGCAGTGCTCGACCAGGTGCTCCCCAACAATTCATCGGCTTATCTAATCAATACCAGCGTTTTGCGAGATCAAAATTATGACAGGGCCAATGTTACCGGAGCAGGCGCCAATCTGCTAAACAGGAAAAATACTTTCCGGATCAATCTCTCAGGAGCCTGTAGCCAGGTATTTAATTACGAAAAAACAACCAAAAATTACACTAAAACCAAGGGTTATAAATATTCTGCATCTTTTGGCAAGATCAGTGGTAAATTTCAGTTTAACCTTTACCGTAATGGAATGAATGACCGCTATGATGATAACGACCTTGGAATCACCCATCGGAACGATTACGTGCAAAACGGCGTGCAATTCAATTATCATCTTTTTGAACCTGTCGGGAAAATCAGGTCCCTCAGAGCTTATCTGAATGCAAACAGAGAAACGAGCTATACCACCGGTGAGAATGTTAACAGTGTAATCCAGGCAGGATACAGCATGACAGCACTGAGTTATGTCAGCAACTGGTTAAATCTTTCCTGGTCGCCGTTTGAGCGCTATGATTATTACGATCCCCGTGAACAGGGCAGGTATTATATCCGCCCGGGCTATGCCAATGTATCATGGGGTTTTTCGACCGATTACCGAAAACCGGTTGCTCTCGACGGGAATATTTGGTTTGGTGTAGACGGGGAAAACTACAAAGGCGTCTCCTTTCGCTTACAGCCCGGGTTCAGACTGAATGACCGGCTAAATTTCAACTATTCGCTTGCCATGAGCCTTACCACAAACAATCTCGGATGGGTGGAGAAAGACAATTCAGGTACGATCATTTATGGTAATCGTGATCTGGAATCGTACGAAAACATCCTCTCTGGTCAGTATATGTTCCGTAACAACCTTTCGGTAAACCTCCGGATGAGGCACTATTGGTATATCGGAGCGTACGACAGGTATTACTCATTATTGGAAAATGGCCGATTAACCCCCAATTTAGTTTATGGCAAGAACAACGACTTCAATTTCAATAGTTTCAACATTGACCTTGTCCTTAACTGGGATTTTGCACCCGGCAGTCAACTGAGTCTGGTATGGAAAAACGCAATACAAAATGAAGATGATTTTATCACCTATGGCTTTTTCGATAACCTCACGCAAACTTTACAAGCCGACCAGTTGAACCAACTCACGCTGAAACTGCTCTATTACCTCGATTATCACACCATGCTTAAAATAACCGGCCTCAACGCTGATGATCACTTCTAAGCCGGTCTGAATTTATTGTGGTTGGAAATGATTGATACAACGATGCACCGTTTCTTCCCGAATGTCGATTGGAGAATATGATAACCGTTAATGTTTACTGTTTCCCATGGGCTGTTCTCTTGAATAATACAGGTCATTGATACCTATTCCAGCCATCCAAATTTATGATTATTTATGAAGATGGTTTGGCGTTATTTTAGCCTTCTTTATTCATAAACTTAGTGAATCTTTGTGTCTTTGATCCTTTTGCCAAAGGCATCACTTTGTGAGTGGCAACTTTTTCTTTTTGCCACTAAGACACCAAGACTCTAAGAATAAAAAAATTAAAGAATTTCATGAATTTTCCATGTTAACATGGTAAAAAACAAAATAACCGTTTGAATTGTTTTGGATCACAAAATATCAAACTTTTACGAGAATGAAAAAGCGCATACAATTTCTGACTT is a genomic window containing:
- the sucC gene encoding ADP-forming succinate--CoA ligase subunit beta, whose product is MNLHEYQGKSILKQYGVAVPEGIVAETPGQAVEAAKTLQELTGTKFWVVKAQIHAGGRGKGGGVKLAKSLSDVEKLTDQIIGMDLVTPQTPPSGKRVRKVLIQQDIFYPGSSEIREFYMSVLLNRKIGRNMIMYSPRGGVDIESVAEETPDQIFTEEIDPRFGLQGFQARRVAFNLGLEGEAFKNMVKFVNSLYKAYIGSDASLFEINPVVKTSDDKIIAVDAKVTIDNNALYRHAEVAQMRDLTEEDPIEVEASRYDLNYVKLDGNVGCMVNGAGLAMATMDMIKMSGGDPANFLDVGGTANAKRVEEGFRIILKDPNVKAILVNIFGGIVRCDRVAQGIVDAYHNIGNISVPIIVRLQGTNAEEAKILIDESGLEVHSAIALEDAARLVNEVLN
- a CDS encoding carbohydrate binding family 9 domain-containing protein; translated protein: MRKRFFLTIFTGLMLLVTVSKAQPSVKTATAIRAETPPRIDGSLEDFCWSQASAINSFVQYDPNHSKPESQTTMVYFAYDDEAIYVGAFLFDNYPDSILTQIGTRDDNSLNADWFAVHFDTYLNRLDANTFKVTASGVQSDYMRSDWTYDAVWQSAVNISAVGWVVEMKIPYSALRFPKQEEQVWGLQVQRYIRRKRELSEWAITPKGAPNQQLTWGALYGLNNIQPPLRLALKPYLSTTIQHDQAIADPNARLSYSYGGGADIKYGINQSYTLDMMLWPDFSQVKSDDKVKNLSAFETVYAEQRPFFLESVDLFKKGGLFYSRRIGGQPAEFNHVSSAIDSSESLTDNPVQAKMLNAIKVSGRNNKGLAVGFLNAITGNTYATIEENEGKTRKVLTDPLSNFNIAVLDQVLPNNSSAYLINTSVLRDQNYDRANVTGAGANLLNRKNTFRINLSGACSQVFNYEKTTKNYTKTKGYKYSASFGKISGKFQFNLYRNGMNDRYDDNDLGITHRNDYVQNGVQFNYHLFEPVGKIRSLRAYLNANRETSYTTGENVNSVIQAGYSMTALSYVSNWLNLSWSPFERYDYYDPREQGRYYIRPGYANVSWGFSTDYRKPVALDGNIWFGVDGENYKGVSFRLQPGFRLNDRLNFNYSLAMSLTTNNLGWVEKDNSGTIIYGNRDLESYENILSGQYMFRNNLSVNLRMRHYWYIGAYDRYYSLLENGRLTPNLVYGKNNDFNFNSFNIDLVLNWDFAPGSQLSLVWKNAIQNEDDFITYGFFDNLTQTLQADQLNQLTLKLLYYLDYHTMLKITGLNADDHF